One Arthrobacter sp. StoSoilB19 DNA window includes the following coding sequences:
- a CDS encoding electron transfer flavoprotein subunit beta/FixA family protein has protein sequence MKIVVLVKHVPDAQFDRHLNGEGNTVDRDESILSELDEYALEAALQLAEARGGSKAGNQVIALSMGPSGAVNAVKKSLQMGATEGVHLTDDALAGSDAAATSLALAAAVRHLGDVDLVITGMASTDGETSLVPAQLAERLGLPQVTFASTLEVDGGRLTARRDADTSSETVEAPLPAVVSVTDQINEPRYPNFKGIIAAKRKSITTLSLADIGVDPAQVGFAGSWTSVASAEQRPPRTAGTIITDEGDAGIKLVDFLAAQKLL, from the coding sequence TTGAAGATCGTAGTCCTGGTCAAACATGTACCGGACGCCCAGTTCGACCGTCATCTCAACGGTGAGGGCAACACGGTGGACCGCGATGAAAGCATTCTGTCCGAGCTTGACGAGTACGCCCTCGAGGCAGCGCTGCAGCTGGCCGAGGCGAGGGGCGGGAGCAAAGCGGGCAACCAGGTCATCGCCCTGAGCATGGGACCCTCCGGAGCCGTCAACGCCGTCAAGAAGTCGCTGCAGATGGGCGCCACCGAGGGCGTTCACCTGACGGACGACGCCCTGGCCGGCTCGGACGCCGCGGCCACGTCGCTTGCGCTCGCAGCGGCCGTCCGCCACCTGGGCGACGTGGACCTGGTCATCACCGGCATGGCCTCCACCGACGGTGAAACCTCGCTTGTCCCGGCGCAGCTGGCGGAGCGGCTCGGGCTGCCCCAGGTGACCTTTGCCTCCACGCTGGAGGTCGACGGCGGCCGGCTGACGGCCCGCCGCGACGCGGATACCTCCTCGGAGACCGTGGAGGCGCCGCTGCCCGCCGTCGTATCCGTGACGGACCAGATCAACGAGCCCCGGTACCCCAACTTCAAGGGAATCATCGCAGCCAAGCGCAAGAGCATCACCACACTGTCCCTGGCCGACATCGGTGTGGACCCCGCCCAGGTCGGCTTCGCCGGTTCCTGGACCAGCGTGGCCAGCGCGGAACAGCGGCCGCCCCGGACTGCAGGGACCATCATCACCGACGAGGGCGACGCCGGCATCAAGCTGGTTGACTTCCTGGCCGCCCAGAAGCTGCTCTAA
- a CDS encoding trypsin-like peptidase domain-containing protein: protein MTENQTPGPVPEDSHAGNRNPWQRQGQQQNAQQPGDRQVATQYGNGTADQEPGGYSGAEQRDHTQELPGAPRPVYPQRQPFYGQSGYYGQQQHHDSQPVHGGGPGTPNGNAGYTPNPKDAPRRKATFGVGTLVASILAAGLVGGGVATVGAGELFGNTGSSTSTVGSNSQPGTVIVNNKDDVNAITAAAVKASPSVVTISATSGSSGGTGSGIVLDDQGHILTNTHVVTLDGQTANATLEIRTSDGKVLPAKLVGTDPLSDLAVIKVDDTSSLTPATLGDSSKLNVGDTAIAIGSPLGLTGTVTDGIVSTLNRTISVASSAAPKGGDNSQGGDQGFQFAPPGGGQSQQSAGEGSIAINVIQTDAAINPGNSGGALVNSKGEIIGVNVAIASAGSGTSTSQSGNIGVGFSIPINNAKRVAQEIIDTGKASHGQLGVSVKAKTSGASSEFSVGADVATVDPNSAAGKAGIKVGDVITKFNDLTIGEPNQLTAAVREQPAGSTGKITVQRSGKEQTFDVTLGAAAS, encoded by the coding sequence ATGACTGAGAATCAAACCCCAGGACCGGTCCCGGAGGACAGCCACGCGGGCAACCGGAACCCGTGGCAGCGGCAGGGCCAGCAGCAGAACGCGCAGCAGCCCGGTGACCGGCAGGTGGCCACTCAGTATGGGAACGGGACCGCGGACCAGGAGCCCGGCGGCTACAGCGGTGCGGAGCAGCGCGACCACACCCAGGAGTTGCCCGGAGCTCCACGTCCGGTGTATCCGCAGCGCCAGCCGTTTTACGGCCAGTCCGGATACTACGGCCAGCAGCAGCACCACGATAGCCAGCCCGTTCACGGCGGGGGCCCCGGCACGCCGAACGGCAACGCCGGCTACACCCCCAATCCCAAGGACGCGCCGCGCCGGAAGGCAACCTTTGGCGTCGGTACCCTCGTGGCCAGCATCCTCGCAGCAGGCCTTGTGGGAGGCGGCGTGGCTACGGTGGGTGCCGGCGAACTGTTTGGGAACACCGGGTCCAGCACTTCAACCGTCGGCAGCAACAGCCAGCCCGGCACGGTCATCGTCAACAACAAGGACGACGTCAACGCTATTACCGCGGCTGCCGTGAAGGCCTCGCCCAGCGTCGTCACCATCAGTGCCACCAGCGGCAGCTCAGGGGGCACGGGTTCGGGCATCGTCCTTGACGACCAAGGCCACATCCTGACCAACACCCACGTGGTGACCCTCGATGGCCAGACCGCCAATGCCACCCTCGAAATCCGGACCAGTGACGGAAAGGTCCTGCCGGCAAAGCTGGTGGGCACCGACCCCCTGTCCGACCTCGCCGTCATCAAGGTGGACGACACGTCAAGCCTGACCCCTGCCACCCTGGGTGATTCCTCCAAGCTGAACGTGGGTGATACGGCCATCGCCATCGGTTCCCCGCTTGGGCTGACCGGAACGGTCACGGACGGCATCGTGTCCACGCTCAACCGGACCATCAGCGTTGCATCGTCCGCAGCCCCGAAGGGCGGCGACAACAGCCAGGGCGGCGACCAGGGCTTCCAGTTCGCCCCTCCGGGCGGCGGCCAGAGCCAGCAAAGCGCGGGCGAGGGATCCATCGCCATCAACGTCATCCAGACTGATGCTGCCATCAACCCTGGCAACTCCGGCGGCGCCCTGGTGAACAGCAAGGGCGAGATCATCGGCGTCAACGTCGCCATTGCTTCCGCGGGCTCCGGGACGTCCACTTCCCAGAGCGGCAACATCGGCGTGGGGTTCAGCATCCCGATCAACAACGCCAAGCGCGTCGCCCAGGAAATCATCGACACCGGCAAGGCCTCGCACGGCCAGCTGGGTGTCAGCGTCAAGGCCAAGACGTCGGGTGCCTCCTCCGAATTCTCGGTGGGGGCCGACGTGGCAACCGTTGACCCCAACTCTGCCGCAGGAAAAGCCGGTATCAAGGTCGGTGACGTCATCACCAAGTTCAACGACCTCACCATCGGCGAACCGAACCAGCTGACCGCGGCCGTCCGCGAACAGCCGGCGGGCTCCACCGGGAAGATCACGGTCCAGCGCAGCGGCAAGGAACAGACATTCGACGTCACGCTGGGTGCCGCAGCCAGCTGA
- a CDS encoding TPM domain-containing protein, with protein sequence MRSKFKRFLAVIGLAGLLAVPAGAAWAENPVTIPSGTNIVDDANVLGSRKGEVQDAIQKLLKDHKYNLYVVTVKSFENPTDPAAWSNAVAQAKGMGKADAILAIATEQGKYYFSPNSASSIYSKRSNITQNAVAANLGAGKRDFAQAAIDTASAIGDAAGGGSGNVSSGDGAGAGILVGAGVVVAGGGAYLYYRNRRKKAAGKDASSGSYGPQGAELDPLASLSVEELRRKSGSLLIEADDAIKSSEQELGFAQAQYGDAAVGNFTKALAEAKGHMTESFKLQQQLDDHIPDTEEQQRTWLGEIIRRSEAALASLQEQKADFDSLRELEKNAPQALAAVNTGAREADAKIASAEQSLAAMRSKYADSALTQVSDNIVQAKERLAFVQNASETAQQKLGEGESSLAAVAVRAAEESLHQTNVLLDAIAKVAANLDQARNGLEAAVVDTSQDLAQAKAMIQSGTHAELAGPVAAVEAALAQVKTEIQGGKIDPIATLQRVETAHQSLDQALTGIRDQQEQARRAQASLQQTIMSAQAQISATSDYITARRGGVGTEARTRLAESQRNLDYALSIARTDPVTALTYAQQAHALAAQAAQLAQADVEHFDGYANQGFGRGGMFGGGGGGGLGGAILGGILINSILNGGHGGWGGGGGWGDGGGGGGFGGDGGFGGGDFGGGDSGSF encoded by the coding sequence ATGCGGTCAAAGTTCAAACGTTTCCTCGCCGTGATCGGCCTTGCCGGGCTGCTGGCGGTACCCGCCGGCGCCGCCTGGGCCGAAAACCCGGTCACCATCCCCTCCGGCACCAACATTGTTGATGACGCGAACGTCCTGGGCAGCCGGAAGGGCGAGGTCCAGGACGCCATCCAGAAGCTGCTGAAGGACCACAAGTACAACCTGTACGTGGTCACGGTTAAGTCTTTCGAGAACCCCACTGATCCCGCAGCCTGGAGCAATGCGGTGGCGCAGGCCAAGGGAATGGGCAAAGCAGACGCCATTCTTGCCATCGCCACCGAGCAGGGCAAGTACTACTTCTCGCCCAATTCCGCCAGTTCCATTTACTCCAAGCGCAGCAACATCACCCAGAACGCTGTCGCCGCCAACCTCGGGGCGGGCAAGCGCGACTTCGCCCAGGCTGCCATCGATACCGCCTCAGCCATCGGCGATGCCGCCGGCGGCGGCAGCGGCAATGTGTCATCCGGTGACGGGGCCGGCGCGGGCATCCTGGTGGGTGCCGGCGTGGTGGTGGCCGGCGGCGGCGCGTACCTGTATTACCGGAACCGGCGAAAGAAGGCCGCCGGCAAGGACGCGTCCAGTGGAAGCTACGGCCCCCAGGGCGCAGAACTGGACCCGCTGGCGTCACTGAGCGTGGAGGAACTCCGCCGGAAGAGCGGATCCCTGCTCATCGAAGCGGATGACGCCATCAAGTCCAGCGAGCAGGAACTCGGCTTTGCCCAGGCACAGTACGGTGATGCCGCCGTCGGAAACTTCACCAAAGCTTTGGCGGAAGCGAAGGGCCACATGACGGAGTCCTTCAAGCTTCAGCAGCAGCTGGACGACCACATTCCGGACACCGAGGAGCAGCAGCGGACCTGGCTGGGCGAGATCATCCGGCGCTCGGAAGCCGCCCTGGCCTCCCTGCAGGAGCAGAAGGCGGACTTCGACTCCCTGCGTGAGCTGGAGAAGAACGCACCGCAGGCCCTTGCGGCGGTCAACACCGGAGCCCGCGAAGCGGACGCCAAGATCGCCAGCGCGGAGCAGTCCCTTGCCGCCATGCGGTCAAAGTACGCCGACAGTGCGCTGACCCAGGTCTCGGACAACATCGTGCAGGCCAAGGAACGGCTGGCGTTCGTCCAGAACGCCTCCGAAACCGCGCAGCAGAAGCTCGGCGAGGGCGAGAGCAGCCTGGCGGCAGTGGCCGTTCGCGCAGCCGAAGAAAGCCTGCACCAGACCAACGTCCTGCTGGATGCCATCGCCAAGGTCGCCGCCAATCTCGACCAGGCCCGCAACGGCCTCGAAGCGGCGGTGGTGGATACGTCCCAGGACCTGGCCCAGGCAAAGGCCATGATCCAGTCCGGCACCCACGCCGAACTGGCCGGTCCAGTGGCAGCGGTGGAGGCCGCCCTTGCCCAGGTGAAGACCGAAATCCAGGGTGGAAAGATTGACCCCATCGCCACCCTGCAGAGGGTGGAAACCGCGCACCAGTCCCTGGACCAGGCCCTGACCGGGATCCGGGACCAGCAGGAGCAGGCCCGCCGCGCACAGGCGTCGCTGCAGCAGACCATCATGTCCGCCCAGGCCCAGATCAGTGCCACCTCCGATTACATCACCGCGCGCCGCGGCGGGGTGGGCACCGAGGCACGCACCAGGCTTGCGGAGTCGCAGCGGAACCTCGACTACGCACTCTCCATTGCCCGCACCGACCCCGTCACCGCGCTTACCTACGCGCAGCAGGCCCACGCCCTGGCAGCACAGGCCGCACAGCTGGCCCAGGCCGACGTCGAGCATTTTGACGGCTATGCCAACCAGGGCTTCGGCCGTGGCGGCATGTTCGGCGGCGGAGGCGGCGGCGGACTGGGCGGCGCCATCCTGGGCGGCATCCTGATCAACTCAATCCTCAACGGTGGCCACGGCGGCTGGGGCGGCGGCGGCGGCTGGGGTGATGGCGGTGGAGGCGGCGGCTTCGGCGGGGACGGCGGCTTTGGCGGCGGTGATTTCGGCGGCGGAGACTCCGGCAGTTTCTAA
- a CDS encoding PspA/IM30 family protein, with translation MVKQSIFGRIAQLAKANINSLLDNAEDPQRMLDQMVRDYTNNIAEAESAVAQTIGNLRMLEDDYNEDVKNARDWGNKALAASRKADEFRAAGDVADAEKFDNLAKVALQRQMAAENEAKGAEPSIASQREVVDKLKTGLDQMKNKLNQLTSKRNELVARSKTAEAQSQVHDAIKSIDIMDPTSEVGRFEEKIRREEARVRGQEELAASSLDAQFNQLEDLGEQTEIEARLAALKAGGAKPALGAANAAESEATVEEADFDKL, from the coding sequence ATGGTTAAGCAGTCCATTTTCGGCCGGATCGCGCAGCTGGCAAAGGCCAATATCAACTCCTTGCTGGACAACGCCGAGGATCCGCAGCGGATGCTGGACCAGATGGTCCGCGACTACACCAACAACATCGCCGAAGCCGAGTCCGCCGTGGCGCAAACCATCGGCAACCTCCGCATGCTGGAAGACGACTACAACGAAGACGTCAAGAACGCCCGCGACTGGGGGAACAAGGCACTGGCCGCCTCCCGCAAGGCTGACGAGTTCCGCGCCGCCGGCGACGTCGCCGACGCCGAGAAGTTCGACAACCTGGCAAAGGTCGCCCTGCAGCGGCAGATGGCGGCCGAGAACGAAGCCAAGGGCGCAGAGCCGAGCATCGCCTCCCAGCGCGAGGTGGTGGACAAGCTGAAGACCGGCCTGGACCAGATGAAGAACAAGCTCAACCAGCTGACCAGCAAGCGCAACGAACTGGTGGCCAGGTCCAAGACGGCAGAGGCGCAGTCCCAGGTGCACGATGCCATCAAGAGCATCGACATCATGGACCCCACCAGCGAAGTGGGACGCTTCGAAGAAAAGATCCGCCGCGAAGAGGCCAGGGTCCGCGGCCAGGAGGAACTGGCAGCGTCCAGCCTGGATGCCCAGTTCAACCAGCTGGAGGACCTTGGCGAGCAGACGGAGATCGAGGCCCGGCTGGCCGCTTTGAAGGCCGGCGGCGCCAAACCTGCCCTCGGCGCCGCCAACGCCGCGGAGTCCGAGGCAACCGTGGAGGAAGCGGACTTCGACAAGCTCTAA